The Rhodocytophaga rosea genome has a segment encoding these proteins:
- a CDS encoding group II intron reverse transcriptase: MEEALQKACPAYRRQENGKRVCYELRLVRYADDLVAMHADLSQLLKAKSFLEEWLAPMGLKLKESKTRILHSLEPYEGEAGFDFLGCTIRQFATGERRGKKNPDGSRSGFITLTYPSKQSLKRHSEAIKNLIHRYENAPQEALIGILNPIIRGWANYFASENASASFRKMDHLLFLKLLSWAKRRHVNKSSRWICHKYWKVDWGKWDFSAGKECRLDLHREVKIKIHIKVKGNKSPYDGDWLYWATRIARHPQVGTRTGKLLKKQQGKCNWCNLHFNKEDQLETDHILPLSKGGKDGLDNLQLLHRHCHHQKTAVDLYEVKGNKERCS; the protein is encoded by the coding sequence ATGGAAGAGGCTTTGCAAAAAGCCTGTCCGGCATACCGCAGGCAGGAGAATGGTAAAAGGGTCTGCTATGAATTGCGCCTTGTCCGCTATGCGGATGATCTGGTGGCCATGCATGCAGATTTATCCCAACTACTGAAAGCAAAATCCTTTCTGGAAGAATGGCTTGCACCGATGGGACTGAAGCTAAAAGAGAGTAAGACCCGCATCCTACACAGTCTTGAGCCCTATGAAGGAGAAGCAGGCTTTGATTTTCTGGGATGCACCATCAGGCAATTTGCTACCGGGGAAAGGAGAGGCAAAAAAAATCCGGACGGTAGCCGCTCGGGATTTATCACGCTGACCTACCCAAGTAAGCAAAGCTTGAAAAGGCATTCAGAAGCAATCAAAAACCTGATTCACCGGTATGAGAATGCACCACAGGAAGCGCTGATTGGCATACTCAATCCAATCATCAGAGGATGGGCCAACTATTTTGCAAGTGAGAACGCTTCAGCTTCTTTCAGAAAGATGGATCACTTACTGTTTCTAAAACTGTTAAGTTGGGCCAAGCGCAGGCATGTCAATAAAAGCAGCCGCTGGATATGCCACAAGTACTGGAAAGTAGACTGGGGCAAATGGGACTTCTCAGCAGGTAAGGAGTGTAGGCTTGACTTGCACAGGGAGGTAAAGATCAAAATCCATATCAAAGTCAAAGGAAACAAAAGCCCCTATGACGGAGATTGGCTTTACTGGGCTACCCGCATAGCACGACACCCACAAGTAGGTACAAGGACAGGAAAACTGCTCAAAAAGCAACAGGGGAAATGTAATTGGTGTAATTTACACTTTAATAAGGAGGACCAGTTGGAGACCGACCATATCCTACCGCTGTCAAAAGGAGGAAAGGACGGGTTAGACAATCTGCAACTATTGCATCGGCATTGTCATCACCAGAAAACTGCTGTTGACCTGTATGAAGTGAAAGGGAATAAAGAGAGGTGCTCTTGA
- a CDS encoding tyrosine-type recombinase/integrase yields MKRGLLTYLSACKPHHYLFNGKEYGSQLSRKGVQWLMQDAVSKAGIKKKGICVHTLRHSYATHLLEDGLDIVSIKELLGHSFLETTLVYLHMAGLGRKAPFSPLDTLYTKEA; encoded by the coding sequence ATGAAAAGAGGACTGCTCACTTACCTGTCTGCCTGCAAACCTCATCATTATCTGTTCAATGGCAAAGAATATGGCTCGCAGCTCAGCCGCAAAGGCGTGCAATGGCTCATGCAGGATGCAGTTAGTAAAGCGGGCATCAAAAAGAAAGGCATCTGTGTACATACCCTGCGCCATTCCTATGCCACCCATCTGCTAGAAGATGGATTGGATATTGTCTCCATCAAAGAACTTTTAGGCCATAGCTTCCTGGAAACCACCCTTGTGTATCTGCACATGGCAGGACTTGGCAGAAAAGCTCCTTTCTCTCCCCTGGATACCCTCTATACTAAGGAGGCATGA
- a CDS encoding IS91 family transposase translates to MKPALELAHILSAHLHEFMATHAVSAHKFSTLKAIEHCRTARLGGHIDACDSCGYLRISYNSCRNRHCPKCQTTNREKWIMQREADLLPVSYFHVVFTLPHSLNLLCLQYPQELYALLFKAAWSTINSFANNPKHLGAKTGMISILHTWGQNLSLHPHLHCIVPGGGISGSGHWKKARSTGKYLFPVKALSKVFRARYVSLLRSFLSANKAQVDNGLWKELFAKDWVVYCKRPFLGPAQVIEYLGRYTHKVAISNHRLQSISDGKVSFAYKDYRQEAKKKTMFLEADEFIRRFSLHILPLKFVRIRHYGILSSKAKSHDLALARQDLRVTTPDKIAVDWKSICKERLGYDVELCPCCSKGRMREILRFQAARSPPEAAYLLSVALHLKTA, encoded by the coding sequence ATGAAGCCTGCCCTAGAGTTAGCCCATATACTGTCGGCTCACTTACATGAGTTTATGGCCACGCATGCAGTCTCTGCTCACAAGTTCTCCACCCTAAAGGCGATTGAGCATTGCCGTACTGCCAGACTAGGCGGCCATATAGATGCCTGTGATAGTTGTGGCTACCTGCGTATTAGCTACAACAGCTGCCGCAACAGACACTGCCCTAAGTGTCAGACTACCAATCGTGAAAAGTGGATTATGCAAAGGGAGGCAGACCTGTTACCGGTCAGCTACTTTCATGTGGTCTTCACCTTGCCCCACTCCCTTAATCTATTGTGCCTGCAGTATCCCCAAGAACTCTACGCTTTGCTCTTCAAGGCAGCCTGGTCTACGATCAACAGCTTTGCCAATAATCCCAAGCATCTGGGTGCTAAAACAGGTATGATCTCCATTCTGCACACCTGGGGGCAGAACCTCTCACTGCATCCACATCTGCATTGTATTGTGCCGGGTGGAGGGATCTCTGGGAGTGGCCACTGGAAAAAGGCCAGAAGTACAGGTAAATATCTTTTCCCGGTCAAAGCACTCAGTAAAGTGTTCCGTGCTCGCTATGTCTCACTACTGAGAAGCTTTCTTTCTGCTAATAAAGCACAGGTGGATAATGGGCTATGGAAAGAGTTATTTGCCAAAGACTGGGTGGTATACTGTAAAAGGCCTTTCTTGGGTCCTGCCCAGGTAATTGAATACCTGGGCAGATATACCCATAAAGTAGCTATCTCTAATCACCGTCTCCAAAGTATAAGTGATGGCAAGGTGAGCTTCGCTTACAAAGATTACCGGCAAGAGGCTAAAAAGAAAACCATGTTTTTAGAGGCTGATGAGTTCATCCGAAGGTTTTCTTTGCACATTCTTCCCCTAAAATTTGTACGCATCCGCCACTATGGCATTTTGTCTTCCAAAGCAAAATCCCATGATTTAGCACTAGCCAGACAAGATTTGAGGGTGACTACTCCAGACAAGATAGCTGTGGACTGGAAAAGTATCTGCAAAGAACGCTTAGGCTATGATGTAGAGCTATGTCCTTGCTGCAGCAAAGGCCGCATGAGAGAAATTCTGCGTTTTCAAGCGGCCCGCTCGCCACCCGAGGCAGCTTACTTGCTATCAGTAGCTTTACACTTGAAAACTGCCTAA
- a CDS encoding IS110 family RNA-guided transposase has protein sequence MKNKSVSMEVINRNAAGIDVGSRSHYVAIGQQREDVREFGVYNEDLSQLLAWLKANQITTVAMESTGNYWQSLFSFLQEAGLEVYLCNGKFTKNIKGRKTDVQDCQWIQKLHSLGLLSSSFLPDLATEQLRTYCRHRTSLLETSAMTTQKMQKYLRLLNLRLDIVVKDVCGLTGLQIIEAVCKGETNPQVLASFRHGNCRKSEEEIAKALQSNGRKDYLFGLQQEFDLYKILQAKMEQCDVAIAKLLSEQIEGDETKRALQAEAKPHKKVNKNTPKNMDLNQLAYQYFDGVDLMRIEGVSHATVIALMSEVGCEGIKKFETSKQFTSWLRLCPNIKISGGKVLSKKIAKGSNRLKIALRLAANTIGNLKDTHLSDFFNRINYRKGRIAAISATARKLAVIIWNMIVKHVPYNPPSQYLFMDQKRKMKLVQRIRNKIAKLDLKPEDVGFAMN, from the coding sequence ATGAAAAACAAGTCTGTATCCATGGAAGTCATTAACCGCAATGCTGCCGGTATTGATGTAGGAAGCCGGTCACATTATGTAGCTATCGGCCAACAACGAGAAGATGTGAGAGAGTTTGGCGTTTACAATGAGGATCTAAGCCAATTGCTGGCTTGGCTTAAGGCAAATCAAATTACCACCGTAGCTATGGAAAGTACTGGTAATTACTGGCAGAGTTTATTTTCCTTTCTACAAGAAGCAGGATTAGAGGTATACCTGTGCAATGGTAAATTCACCAAAAACATCAAAGGCCGCAAAACCGATGTGCAAGATTGTCAATGGATACAGAAGCTACATAGTTTGGGGCTACTCAGTAGTAGTTTTCTGCCAGACCTAGCCACTGAACAATTGAGAACTTATTGCCGGCATCGCACTTCCCTGTTGGAGACCTCTGCGATGACCACACAAAAGATGCAGAAGTACCTACGATTGCTCAATCTTCGTTTAGATATAGTGGTCAAAGATGTCTGTGGACTGACAGGTTTGCAGATCATTGAAGCTGTCTGTAAAGGAGAAACCAATCCACAAGTACTAGCCTCTTTTCGTCATGGTAACTGCCGTAAATCAGAGGAAGAAATCGCCAAAGCCCTGCAGAGTAATGGGAGGAAAGATTACCTGTTTGGCTTACAACAGGAATTTGACCTGTATAAAATCCTGCAGGCAAAGATGGAGCAATGTGATGTAGCTATAGCAAAGCTACTTTCTGAGCAGATTGAAGGGGATGAGACAAAAAGAGCTTTACAGGCGGAGGCTAAGCCGCATAAAAAGGTGAACAAGAATACGCCAAAAAATATGGACTTGAATCAACTTGCTTATCAGTACTTTGATGGGGTGGACCTGATGCGCATTGAAGGAGTGAGTCATGCAACAGTGATTGCCCTAATGAGTGAGGTAGGCTGTGAAGGGATCAAAAAGTTTGAGACATCCAAACAATTCACCTCTTGGCTCAGATTATGCCCCAATATAAAAATTAGCGGCGGTAAAGTATTAAGTAAAAAGATTGCCAAAGGCAGTAATCGTTTAAAAATTGCGCTCAGGTTAGCAGCCAACACAATAGGCAATCTCAAAGACACCCATCTATCAGATTTCTTCAACCGCATCAACTATAGAAAAGGTAGAATAGCCGCTATCTCAGCCACAGCTCGAAAGCTGGCAGTCATTATCTGGAATATGATCGTCAAACATGTACCCTATAATCCGCCTAGTCAATACTTATTTATGGATCAGAAAAGAAAGATGAAACTAGTACAAAGGATCAGAAATAAGATTGCTAAATTGGACTTGAAGCCTGAGGATGTGGGCTTCGCTATGAACTAA
- the istB gene encoding IS21-like element helper ATPase IstB, protein MMQIQSQLSQLQLHGMSRSWQALLETRKCHELSLSEGLELLLQAEENERKERKFRRLQRNAFFRYQASIEELQPGSARGLDKSLLNGLATGEYLIKGESILISGATGAGKSFLASALGHQACAQGYSVAYFNVAKLLLKTKMARVDGSLIKFFEKLSKTRLLILDDFGLTPLEAGQRLDLMEMIEDRHARASTIIASQLPVSSWYEVIGEATIADAILDRLLHTSYRIELKGESLRKKH, encoded by the coding sequence ATGATGCAAATCCAATCCCAACTCAGTCAGTTGCAACTCCACGGAATGAGTCGCAGCTGGCAGGCACTGCTAGAGACAAGAAAATGCCATGAACTCTCCTTGAGCGAGGGACTCGAACTACTGCTGCAGGCAGAAGAAAATGAGCGAAAGGAACGAAAGTTCCGCCGCTTGCAGCGCAATGCTTTTTTCCGCTACCAGGCTTCTATAGAAGAATTGCAGCCGGGTAGCGCACGTGGCTTAGATAAATCCCTGCTCAACGGGCTGGCCACAGGAGAGTACTTAATCAAAGGGGAGTCCATCCTGATTAGCGGTGCTACTGGAGCAGGCAAAAGTTTTTTAGCTTCTGCTTTAGGACACCAGGCCTGTGCACAGGGATATTCAGTAGCTTATTTTAATGTAGCTAAACTGCTGCTGAAAACAAAGATGGCCCGGGTAGATGGCAGCTTAATCAAGTTCTTTGAGAAGCTATCCAAAACCCGCTTACTGATTTTGGATGACTTTGGCTTAACCCCTTTAGAAGCAGGACAGCGATTAGACCTGATGGAGATGATCGAAGACCGCCATGCCCGTGCCTCTACCATTATTGCTTCTCAACTACCGGTCAGCAGCTGGTATGAAGTAATTGGGGAAGCAACTATTGCCGATGCCATCCTCGACCGGCTGCTGCATACCTCTTACCGAATAGAGTTGAAAGGTGAAAGTTTAAGAAAAAAACACTAA
- the istA gene encoding IS21 family transposase encodes MAGKPKPMSQIKQLLLLHQQGKGIKFIARSLSLSKNTVKAYLAKTALLPLSVEQLLSLADPLLEAKYHAGNPAYKDTRFDHFKEKLDYFASELKQVGVNRRLLWEEYKKEYAQGYGYSQFCFHLSQQLLARKPTMVLTHKAAEKLFIDFAGKKLSYIDKDTGEVIYCQVFAACLPYSDYSFAMAVPSQNIEDFLYALRCCLEEIGGVPKVLVPDNLKSAIVKASPYEPDVNRAMEDFANHYGAVVIPARVRKPQDKALVENGVKLIYNRVYAKLRHQQFFDLSSLNKAIKEKIREHNQTRMQKKPYCRQEKFLADEKHLLGPLPDYSFELKYYRELKVAQNNHIYLAQDKHYYSVPYTYIGLQVKVIYTRSMVHIYSKGEQIALHVRDYRMGSYTTIKEHLCSHHRHYLERSPEYYLKKAQSKSEEFYKLLEGLFQQKRYPEQLYRTCDGLLRLASRSDADSFRKACLIAIEHGNYTYRFMRNLLENNMVHDQEQIIERSLPEHTNIRGKEYYTQFLSTLN; translated from the coding sequence ATGGCTGGAAAACCAAAACCTATGAGTCAGATCAAACAACTACTGCTGCTGCATCAGCAAGGTAAAGGCATTAAGTTCATTGCCCGCAGTCTTTCCCTGAGCAAGAATACGGTCAAGGCGTATCTTGCCAAAACAGCCCTGCTGCCATTAAGCGTGGAGCAACTGCTGTCCCTAGCCGATCCGCTGCTGGAAGCAAAATACCATGCCGGTAATCCTGCCTACAAAGACACCCGCTTTGACCACTTCAAAGAAAAGCTCGACTACTTTGCCTCAGAACTCAAGCAGGTAGGTGTCAACAGAAGATTGCTGTGGGAAGAGTATAAAAAAGAGTATGCCCAAGGCTACGGCTACTCCCAGTTCTGTTTCCACCTCTCTCAGCAGTTATTGGCCCGTAAACCTACCATGGTCCTAACTCACAAAGCGGCTGAAAAACTATTTATCGATTTTGCCGGAAAAAAGCTTTCCTACATTGACAAAGACACCGGCGAAGTGATCTATTGTCAAGTGTTTGCGGCTTGTCTGCCTTATTCTGACTACAGCTTTGCCATGGCTGTTCCCAGTCAAAATATAGAAGACTTCCTGTATGCCCTCCGGTGCTGTTTAGAAGAGATCGGTGGTGTGCCAAAGGTGCTGGTACCGGATAACTTAAAGTCTGCCATTGTGAAAGCCAGTCCCTATGAACCGGATGTTAATCGTGCCATGGAAGATTTTGCTAATCATTATGGGGCAGTGGTGATTCCGGCCAGAGTGCGTAAACCACAGGACAAGGCCTTGGTAGAAAACGGGGTAAAGCTGATCTATAACAGGGTCTATGCTAAACTGCGCCATCAACAGTTCTTTGATCTTTCCTCCCTCAATAAAGCCATCAAGGAGAAAATCCGTGAACATAATCAAACCAGGATGCAAAAGAAGCCCTACTGCAGACAAGAAAAATTCTTAGCCGATGAAAAACACCTACTTGGGCCACTGCCAGACTATAGTTTTGAACTCAAGTATTACCGGGAGTTGAAAGTGGCCCAGAACAACCACATCTACCTGGCTCAGGATAAACATTACTACAGTGTACCCTACACTTACATTGGCTTGCAGGTAAAAGTGATCTACACCCGCTCGATGGTGCATATCTACAGCAAAGGCGAGCAAATAGCTTTGCATGTGAGAGATTACCGCATGGGCAGCTATACCACTATCAAAGAACACCTGTGTTCCCACCATCGGCACTACCTGGAACGTAGCCCGGAATACTACCTGAAAAAAGCCCAAAGTAAATCAGAAGAGTTCTACAAGCTTTTGGAAGGACTCTTCCAGCAGAAACGCTATCCTGAGCAGCTATACCGCACCTGTGATGGCTTGTTGCGCCTGGCAAGCAGAAGTGATGCAGATAGCTTCCGCAAAGCATGTTTGATTGCTATTGAACATGGCAATTACACCTACCGCTTTATGCGCAACCTACTGGAAAACAACATGGTGCATGACCAGGAGCAGATTATAGAACGGTCCTTGCCGGAACATACTAACATCCGGGGCAAAGAGTATTATACCCAATTTTTATCCACCCTCAACTAA
- a CDS encoding tyrosine-type recombinase/integrase → MSGRSLSTLKNYSRHMAQIALYYNQLPTELDEDQVRDYLWMLQKKTNKPSKSSFKHAVYGLRLLYRLTGRDDRAIRLPSIPKVHKLPAVLSKQEVKALLKAPRLLKHRVLLALIYSAGLRMQEVCRLEISDLDFDRMQIHIRQSKGRKDRYVPLSQLMKRGLLSYLSACKPHYYLFNGKEYGSQLSRKGVQWLMQDAVSKAGIKKKGICVHTLRHSYATHLLEDGLDIVSIKELLGHSFLETTLVYLHMAGLGRKAPFSPLDTLYTKEA, encoded by the coding sequence CTGTCTGGCAGAAGTCTGAGCACGTTAAAAAACTACTCCCGCCACATGGCTCAGATTGCTCTCTACTACAATCAGTTGCCTACCGAACTAGACGAAGATCAGGTCAGAGATTACCTGTGGATGCTGCAGAAGAAAACGAACAAGCCTTCTAAAAGCTCTTTCAAACATGCTGTCTATGGCCTGCGCCTGCTCTACCGGCTTACCGGCAGAGATGACCGGGCTATCCGCCTACCTTCCATCCCTAAAGTACACAAACTGCCAGCGGTCCTCAGTAAGCAGGAAGTCAAAGCTCTGCTCAAAGCACCCCGTCTGTTAAAGCACCGGGTGCTGCTGGCCTTAATCTATTCAGCAGGCCTTCGCATGCAGGAAGTATGCCGGCTTGAGATCTCAGATTTAGATTTTGACCGCATGCAGATCCACATTCGCCAAAGCAAAGGAAGAAAAGACCGCTATGTACCCCTCTCCCAGCTGATGAAAAGAGGACTGCTCTCCTACCTGTCTGCCTGCAAACCCCACTACTACCTCTTCAATGGCAAGGAATATGGCTCGCAGCTCAGCCGCAAAGGCGTGCAATGGCTCATGCAGGATGCAGTTAGTAAAGCGGGCATCAAAAAGAAAGGCATCTGTGTACATACCCTGCGCCATTCCTATGCCACCCATCTGCTAGAAGATGGATTGGATATTGTCTCCATCAAAGAACTTTTAGGCCATAGCTTCCTGGAAACTACCCTTGTATATCTGCACATGGCAGGACTTGGCAGAAAAGCTCCTTTCTCTCCTCTAGATACCCTCTATACAAAGGAGGCATGA
- a CDS encoding IS91 family transposase: MKPALELAHILSAHLHEFMATHAVSAHKFSTLKAIEHCRTARLGGHIDACDSCGYLRISYNSCRNRHCPKCQTTNREKWIMQREADLLPVSYFHVVFTLPHSLNPLCLQYPQELYALLFKTAWSTINSFANNPKHLGAKTGMISILHTWGQNLSLHPHLHCIVPGGGISGSGHWKKARSTGKYLFPVKALSKVFRARYVSLLRSFLSANKAQVDNGLWKELFAKDWVVYCKRPFLGPAQVIEYLGRYTHKVAISNHRLQSIEDGKVSFAYKDYRQEAAKKTMSLEATEFIRRFSLHILPPKFVRIRHYGILSSKAKAHDLALARQDLRVATPEKRVSDWKSICKERLGYDIDLCPCCSKGRMREILRFEAARSPPDRAYLLSIALHLKTA; encoded by the coding sequence ATGAAGCCTGCCCTAGAGTTAGCCCATATACTGTCGGCTCACTTACATGAGTTTATGGCCACGCATGCAGTCTCTGCTCACAAGTTCTCCACCCTAAAGGCGATTGAGCATTGCCGTACTGCCAGACTAGGCGGCCATATAGATGCCTGTGATAGTTGTGGCTACCTGCGTATTAGCTACAACAGCTGCCGCAACAGACACTGCCCTAAGTGTCAGACTACCAATCGTGAAAAGTGGATTATGCAAAGGGAGGCAGACCTGTTACCGGTCAGCTACTTTCATGTGGTCTTCACCTTGCCTCACTCCCTTAACCCATTGTGCCTGCAGTATCCCCAAGAACTCTATGCTTTGCTCTTCAAGACAGCCTGGTCTACGATCAACAGCTTTGCCAATAATCCCAAGCATCTGGGTGCTAAAACAGGTATGATCTCCATTCTGCACACCTGGGGACAGAACCTCTCACTGCATCCACATCTGCATTGTATTGTGCCGGGTGGAGGGATCTCTGGGAGTGGCCACTGGAAAAAGGCCAGAAGTACAGGTAAATATCTTTTCCCGGTCAAAGCACTCAGTAAAGTGTTCCGTGCTCGCTATGTCTCACTACTGAGAAGCTTTCTTTCTGCTAATAAAGCACAGGTGGATAATGGGCTATGGAAAGAGTTATTTGCCAAAGACTGGGTGGTATACTGTAAAAGGCCTTTCTTAGGTCCTGCTCAGGTGATTGAATATCTGGGACGTTACACCCACAAAGTAGCTATCTCCAATCACCGCCTCCAAAGTATAGAGGATGGCAAGGTGAGCTTCGCTTACAAAGATTACCGGCAAGAAGCAGCAAAGAAAACCATGAGTTTGGAGGCTACTGAGTTCATCAGGCGTTTCAGCCTGCACATTCTGCCACCAAAGTTTGTCCGCATCCGCCACTATGGCATTTTGTCTTCCAAAGCAAAAGCCCATGATTTAGCACTGGCCAGACAAGATTTGAGAGTAGCTACGCCGGAAAAAAGAGTGTCGGACTGGAAAAGCATCTGCAAAGAACGCTTAGGCTATGATATAGACCTGTGTCCTTGCTGCAGCAAAGGCCGCATGAGAGAAATCTTGCGCTTTGAAGCAGCCCGTTCCCCACCTGATA